A single genomic interval of Labeo rohita strain BAU-BD-2019 chromosome 13, IGBB_LRoh.1.0, whole genome shotgun sequence harbors:
- the eif3s6ip gene encoding eukaryotic translation initiation factor 3 subunit L, translating to MSYQIDDEEYDPYTYPSDYDYHTGDPKADLAYERQYEHQQTYHVIPEVIKNFLQYFHKTISDLIDQKVYELQANRVSSESIEQKIYEIQDVYENSWNKLTDRFFKTSPWPEAEAIASLVGNDAVFLILYKELYYRHIYAKVSGGPTLDQRFESYYNYCNLFNYILNADGPAPLELPNQWLWDIIDEFIYQFQSFSQYRCKTAKKSEEEIEFLRNNPKIWNVHSVLNVLHSLVDKSNINRQLEVYTSGGDPESVAGEYGRHSLYKMLGYFSLVGLLRLHSLLGDYYQAIKVLENIELNKKSMYSRVPECQITTYYYVGFAYLMMRRYQDAIRVFANILLYIQRTRNMFQRTTYKYEMINKQNEQMHGLLAIALTMYPMRIDESIHTQLREKYGDKMLRMQKGDLQVFEELFSFACPKFLSPVVPNYDNVHPNYHKEPFQQQLKVFAEEVQQQAQLSTIRSFLKLYTTMPVAKLAGFLDMSEQEFRIQLLVFKHKMKNLVWTSGISALDGEFQSASEVDFYIDKDMIHIADTKVARRYGDFFIRQIHKFEELNRTLKKMPLTGAASGSSNSTTRAT from the exons ATGTCTTACCAGATAGACGATGAAGAG TATGACCCTTATACCTACCCCAGTGATTATGACTATCACACCG GTGACCCTAAAGCTGATCTGGCGTATGAACGTCAGTATGAGCACCAGCAGACGTATCATGTGATCCCTGAGGTCATCAAGAACTTCCTGCAGTATTTTCATAAAACCATCTCAGACCTGATCGATCAGAAGGTTTACGAGCTGCAGGCCAACCGCGTGTCCAGCGAGAGCATTGAGCAGAAGATCTACGAGATCCAGGATGTTTATGAGAACAG ctgGAACAAGCTGACAGATCGCTTCTTTAAGACGTCTCCATGGCCGGAGGCAGAAGCCATCGCTTCTCTGGTTGGAAACG ATGCAGTTTTCTTGATCCTCTATAAGGAGCTGTATTATAGGCACATCTATGCCAAAGTCAGC GGTGGTCCAACTCTTGACCAGAGGTTTGAGTCCTACTACAATTACTGCAACCTTTTCAATTACATCCTCA ATGCTGATGGACCGGCACCTCTGGAGCTTCCTAACCAGTGGTTGTGGGACATCATCGATGAGTTCATTTACCAG TTCCAGTCGTTCAGTCAGTATCGCTGTAAAACGGCCAAGAAGTCAGAGGAGGAGATAGAGTTCCTGAGGAACAATCCCAAGATCTGGAACGTTCACAGCGTGCTGAATGTCCTTCACTCTCTGGTGGACAAGAGCAACATCAACCGTCAGCTGGAGGTGTACACTAGTGGAG GTGACCCAGAGTCTGTGGCTGGAGAATACGGCCGTCACTCTCTCTATAAGATGTTGGGTTATTTCAGTCTGGTGGGGTTGCTGAGGCTTCACTCTCTGCTGGGCGATTACTATCAGGCCATCAAAGTCCTGGAGAACATTGAACTCAACAAGAAG agCATGTATTCGCGTGTGCCCGAGTGTCAGATCACCACCTATTATTATGTTGGTTTCGCATATCTGATGATGAGGCGCTATCAGGACGCCATTCGTGTCTTTGCCAACATCCTGCTGTACATCCAGAGGACCAGAAACATGTTCCAGAGAACCACCTACAAATATGAGATG ATTAATAAACAGAATGAGCAGATGCACGGGCTGCTGGCCATTGCTCTCACCATGTACCCAATGCGCATTGACGAGAGCATCCACACACAGCTGCGTGAGAAATACGGAGACAAGATGCTCCGCATGCAGAAAGG agaTCTTCAGGTGTTTGAGGAGTTGTTCAGTTTTGCCTGCCCTAAGTTCCTGTCACCTGTAGTTCCAAACTATGATAACGTTCATCCAAATtaccacaaagaaccattccaGCAGCAGCTCAAGGTGTTTGCAGAGGAAGTGCAACAGCAGGCGCAGCTCTCCACCATCCGCAG TTTCCTGAAGCTCTACACCACCATGCCTGTGGCCAAACTGGCTGGATTCCTGGACATGTCCGAGCAGGAGTTTCGCATTCAGCTGCTGGTCTTCAAACACAAGATGAAGAACCTGGTGTGGACCAGCGGCATCTCGGCTCTGGACGGAGAGTTTCAGTCTGCCTCCGAGGTCGACTTCTACATCGAcaag GATATGATCCATATTGCAGACACCAAGGTTGCCCGTCGCTATGGAGATTTCTTTATCCGACAGATCCACAAGTTTGAGGAG CTTAACCGAACGCTGAAGAAAATGCCTCTCACCGGTGCCGCCTCAGGTTCGAGCAACTCCACAACACGTGCCACATAA